Part of the Arthrobacter gengyunqii genome is shown below.
GGCAGCGGCTACACTGTCGGCGGCATGGCCAAGGGCGCCGGCATGCTGGCCCCCGGGCTGGCGACCATGCTCGTGGTGCTGACCACTGACGCCGAGCTGCCCGCTGCCGCCCTGGACGCGGCGCTGCGCTCCGCCACCGCCGTCACGTTTGACCGCACCGACTCCGACGGCTGCATGTCCACCAATGACACAGTGGTGCTGATGGCTTCCGGTGCTTCCGGCACCACCCCGGACCCGGCGGAGTTCACCGCCGGCCTGACCGAAGTCTGCCATTCCCTGGCCCAGCAGCTGATCACCGATGCCGAAGGTGCCAGCCACGACATCGCCGTCACCACAGTCAACGCTGCCAGCGTGTCCGACGCCGAGACCGCCTCCCGCGCCGTCACCCGCTCCAACCTTTTCAAGACCGCGATCTTCGGCAACGATCCGAACTGGGGGCGCGTTCTGTCCGCGGTGGGCACCACCGATGCAGCGTTTGAACCGGACCGGATCAATGTCAGCATCAACGGAGTGCAGGTATGCCGCAACGGCGGCATCGGAGATTCCCGCGACCTGGTGGACCTGACCGGCCGCAGGGTGACGGTGGAAATCGATCTCCAGGCAGGTACGGAGAGCGCCACCATCTGGACCAATGACCTGACCACGGACTACGTCCACGAAAACTCGGCCTACAGCAGTTAATCGGGGACTGACATGAGCACATCAGCAGAAGTTCGGGAACAACTGGCCGCCCAGGACAAGGCCGCGACCCTCATCGAAGCGCTGCCCTGGATCCAGCGGTTTGCCGGCAGCATCATGGTGATCAAGTACGGCGGCAACGCCATGGTCAATGATGACCTGCGCCGTGCCTTCGCGGAGGACATTGTTTTTCTGCACCACGTCGGAGTGCATCCGGTGGTGGTGCACGGCGGCGGGCCGCAGATCAGTTCGCTGCTGGAACGCCTGGGCATCAAGTCCGAGTTCAAGGGCGGACTGCGCGTGACCACTCCGGAAGCCATGGATGCCGTCCGCATGGTGCTCACCGGCCAGGTGGGCCGCGAGCTGGTGGGCATGATCAACGCCCACGGTCCGTACGCCGTCGGGCTCTCCGGGGAAGACGGCGGGCTGCTGCAGGCAACGCGCATCGGAACCATGGTCGACGGCGAAGAAGTGGACCTCGGCCAGGTCGGCGAGGTGACCGGGGTGAATCCGGGAGCCATTGTTGACCTGCTCGATGCCGGCCGCATCCCCGTCATTTCCACGGTTGCGCCGGAGATCGACGCCGACGGCGGCCTCACCAGTGCCGTGCTGAACGTGAACGCGGATACTGCAGCCGCCGCACTGGCCGTGGCGCTGGGTGCTTCGCGCCTGGTGGTACTGACCGATGTCGAAGGTCTGTACTCCAACTGGCCGGACAAGACGTCCCTGATTTCCGCGCTGACGGCGGGAGAGCTGCGCGACATGCTGCCCTCACTGGAAGCGGGCATGATTCCCAAGATGCAGGCCTGCCTCACGGCGGTCGACGGCGGGGTGGACCGCGCAGCAGTGGTGGACGGACGGATGGCCCATTCCATGCTGCTGGAAGTCTTCACCACCGCCGGCATCGGCACCCAGGTTGTTCCGGAGGAGCAGGCATGAGCAACGGTTCCCAGATCCAGACAGAGATCCACACGAACCCCACCCCCGCGGACGCCGTCCTCGCCGAACTTACCGGTACGTCGGAGGACTGGCTGCGGCGCTACGGCTCCTCGCTGATGGGTGTCT
Proteins encoded:
- the argJ gene encoding bifunctional glutamate N-acetyltransferase/amino-acid acetyltransferase ArgJ; translated protein: MSTTDNSIEATGSTPAPTAATVPAAGTGVTAPAGFRAAGITAGLKLSGGRDMALVVNDGPSKAAAGVFTRNRVAAAPVHWSRQVLTDGRADAVVLNSGGANACTGPQGFQNTHATAEKTADVLGISASDVVVCSTGLIGEQLPMEKILPGVEAAAQALAADGGASAAEAIMTTDTVSKQAVFTGSGYTVGGMAKGAGMLAPGLATMLVVLTTDAELPAAALDAALRSATAVTFDRTDSDGCMSTNDTVVLMASGASGTTPDPAEFTAGLTEVCHSLAQQLITDAEGASHDIAVTTVNAASVSDAETASRAVTRSNLFKTAIFGNDPNWGRVLSAVGTTDAAFEPDRINVSINGVQVCRNGGIGDSRDLVDLTGRRVTVEIDLQAGTESATIWTNDLTTDYVHENSAYSS
- the argB gene encoding acetylglutamate kinase, with the protein product MSTSAEVREQLAAQDKAATLIEALPWIQRFAGSIMVIKYGGNAMVNDDLRRAFAEDIVFLHHVGVHPVVVHGGGPQISSLLERLGIKSEFKGGLRVTTPEAMDAVRMVLTGQVGRELVGMINAHGPYAVGLSGEDGGLLQATRIGTMVDGEEVDLGQVGEVTGVNPGAIVDLLDAGRIPVISTVAPEIDADGGLTSAVLNVNADTAAAALAVALGASRLVVLTDVEGLYSNWPDKTSLISALTAGELRDMLPSLEAGMIPKMQACLTAVDGGVDRAAVVDGRMAHSMLLEVFTTAGIGTQVVPEEQA